Sequence from the Cucumis sativus cultivar 9930 chromosome 1, Cucumber_9930_V3, whole genome shotgun sequence genome:
TGGAAAAGGATGGTACAATGGTATTTAGGACAGTAGACAGTCATGAGGATCTTTGATCCCGACATAAGTTATTTAGAGGTTGTTTGATTggataaaatataatcaaaattattagaaatacGAGAAGTGTTGAAATAAACAAGTGGTGACTTAAGAATGGAAACAAGATGAGATCCTAAAGGATCAAAAGAATTGgattaaaaactataaaaagaaaataagtttgatATTACAAATTCATCCCCAAATTGAGTCCAAAATGCTCAAAATCCAAAcataattagttttgaaattaaaaaaaaaaaaaagaactcatTACACAAACTCATTACATTCCATTCTCGTAGACATATACTTAATGGTCATTTGAAATATAACTTAggttattaaaagaaattatctTACCTTAATAGctcaattaataaaaacacaattcaaCATGCATATTTAATTcgtattgtatatatataaagaaaaagtggtTTGGGGTTGATCATATCTCttaattgaaactcaaaaagaaatttgatgttagtgaaatgattaattaattaaagttaatttggATTTAGGATGTTGacctaaaagaaagaatagagtattgagaaaagaagaaaaaagggaaagagtATCGGTGGAAGCCAAATGGCGAAATACAGTTGGGGTTAGGTTTGTTAGTTACCTTCCAAGAAGTGGGAAGAAATTaaactattgtttttcttttcttttttctcttttcttctcataaAGGATTTTCCCTAATCAAAGTTTGGTCGGTTTGaatccaaattccaaattccaaaGTAAAAGggaaattctaaaatttgtttaaaggaaaaaaaaaaaaaaagtggaaaaatatttgtttaatttaatgcAAGATTTGTTGTGAAATTTGCATGGCCCCTTTTTGACTGCCGACATCATTATATCTGATGTGTTTGTTTTcacagtttcttttttatatacaaaaaatcATAGGTTGAGTCTAacaaaagtttctttttctttttttttttttatcgatttcatttttaaataatacgtTATATGAAtcatcttttaaaactaaaatattccatcatttagtttcatttaaaattcaacttcttttttatcattttattttatttcaattaacgTGTCATCATCGTGTTAACCATTCGTCTTAactatctaaatattttatatatatgttctcaaattttggtatTGAGTGATGTATGCCTATTTAAGTGCATACTCTTACCTTCTAAGAGGTTAAGGTGACTTCTCATCAACATTAGCTGGTGGCTCATATGGTCGATGACACATTTAACCTTTGATATTAGTATTTCTTTGGTCtatttgaaagtttttgtGATTTTAGCCTAAACATTCTTTAATCTAAATCTAcccataataaaaatataaaatatagcaatatttaCATACAATGAAAGATTTTATGTGCATCCCTATCAtcttcatataatatatatgtatatatatttttaaaaaaagtaaccAGATGTAAGTACCTATTAAAttatgattgaaaattttggtaacaatgtataaaaatatacCTATGGTTGGATTTAAAAGTTgtcaaatcttatttaattaaaataatttatatgattCAAATAGCGTTATCGATTAGAATTAAtgtattagtattattattattttggcacacaaattttttttaggatttaaatagatatttgttcattttactTTTCGACGTTGGCTgacttcaaaaatatttatttttttataaaaaaaagaaattgatattatttttgtcacATCTCTTTTAATGTCAAAGGATTCGAAGAAAACTAGTATTAGACTATATcgtatttaataaataattcaaaataacttacttttaaaattaaattagatatattttaattagatcTACATACAAAAAAGATgttcaataattatatgaattaaGTTAACTTCATGTTGGCaataccttttttatttattctcttcaactctttttcttttttaaggcTTCcttgtttgtatttgaattGCTTAATTTCAGGAAAAATTTTGCCGTTATTAACTTAGGCTTATTCTTAGTATTACTTTTGTAAAAagataattcttttttattcttgtttctATGCAAAGCtacaaaagtttttaattttctcttctttcttctttttattttcttgagaaGAAATACGAAagatatttgattatattagacatacaaaagaaaagggaagtgAAGCAGAAGTGTAGCAGTTAATATAGGAATAAAAGATGTTGAGTTATGggtaacattaattaataattttattggagtatttaattaaaaagaaagatatagtGTACACTGATGTATGTAATTAAAGAGATTCACAAGCTTTTGCCAAGTGGAAACTTTATAAAtggataaattataaaataccCCTTCCTATTCCTTCATttactctttaatttctttcaatattaataaaaataaaaaataataataggaaTTTTGGAGAGATGTGGAGAAGAGAAACCAaactcattctctctctctctctgttcatgaatctatatatatatatatataatattgatgAGAAgggataatttttttctaaaatttcatcCTCATCATCTTTACTTTActacaaaacaataacaaattttccTCTCATCTGAAACTTAAATCCCCACACTTTAATCAGCCATTCTacattttattggatttaaatataaatccaaagatttcttatattattattatatatatatatatattcctatTTTGTAAGTTTAAGAATTCTATTAATGGggttaatgttttaaattataaaatttatattaaaccAATTTAaacacataattaaaaatagatgTCTTATTAGACATTAGAAGTGTTCAATACTActattagataaaaaaaaaaaaaaagaatataaaaatatatgggAAGTTAAATTGgagaataattaattacaagagtaaaattgtatatgaaaaagaaggtAATGGATATACAGTGAATAGGAGTCGAAGGTCGGGGGCCACACTCATACtttgaatgaaattaattaaagataatATTATAACTTGTGTATGAGGGCCACGTGGATATGGATTTATGTACGTGGTGAAAGGAAAATCGTGGACCCCGCAGGACAGATGGAGGGACCAAGTGGCAGTGGCCCTTACCGAACCCGTAATGACGTTTCTGCAAGCGCCACGTGTCTATTACTCTATACGTGGCTGTCATGTCCTATCCCCAATTCCGCGTTGGTTGAGCAATTTTAGGGTGCAATCAGAACCACTGTGGGATCTTCCTTTTGAGTTCTTGGCCGTGGTCGGTGGCTCAAAGCCGCTGCATAATTTCTCTTAcctatatttttgttttcttctttcctaaTTTTAAACACtcaactaatttaaattaccatttatattttctcaTTTGTCATAATTATATGGATCAAAATACGTACATTCTTTTATAACCACGAtctaaaatggtaaaaatgtgtttgaatgGACAGTCAcatcattctttttattataattattcgAATTGTTGATGAATGTGATTCATAGTtgagataatatatattttattgtgtaCGGATgtgatttatataattaacttaTGTAAAATTACGTTTGACTAAAAAATCATCTATTTTGTCATgttataactattttattatttttcttaacataAAATTTGCCTATTCTAAAATAGTTAAGTATAAATCAACAAACTAAAATGATCCTTGACAATGATACTCGGTATCTTACGGTGTTTGATACATATCTGATTTCCTTCTATCCAAAAgcattcttaaaatttaaaaattaagcctATAAACATTCACtatctttaaattaattcttGCCTTGTAATATACTTTTTAcctaatttttagaaaaccaagtcaaattttgaaaactaaaagaaatttgaaaaaaattaccttttagtctcaaatcttgaaaattatGTATGTTTGGTCCatgagttttgaaaatatatctttttagtgtatgttgaaagtttttttttactaatcacaaattgtcatgttatttaccaaataaatgaatttgagaCAAATTAAAATTCGTCAtgtgtctcaaattgaaaataaaaacatagaTAGACAAATGTTGATAATGTCACGTGTTTTCATCATGATCAttggatcaagttaattatttttgtccaattaaatattatttatttgagcTAAAGTtcaattgaataaaaatgtatattaatttAGCCCACATGCATGCTAAATAAGACCTAAATATATATGGATGGATCTAGGGGGTCTGATCCATGAACCGGTCAAGTCCAAGTCATAAAGCGCACTAAAGAACTATATAAATAGATTAGTTCTCTTCCTTTGTGGGGAgtagaaaatttgattctagAGAGAATTCTCCCAAATAACAAGAACACTCAGCAACTTCTGAAGACTGAATCACTCTTTGAAGATTAAGTTCCTTATAGATACAAGTATTCTTTCAATACTACGACTTCAAGAATATACTACGCTCCACTTCCATATACATCAAATAGCGTACACATTCGATTGAGGAAGAATAAGAGGATAAAAAACTAGAGATAAAACCACATCACATCACATAAGTAAATCAACACAAACACAACATTAACTCAAGTTCAACTCCACGAAACACATTTCTCCAGAAACCACGTGTGAACAGTCTCAAGTTTAtagaaatatgtttatttggtcccaaagtttttaaaatgtaccTTTCTAGTCATCGAGtttttaataataagtttaaaatgtcatcgaagtaattttttgtttattttttaaaaaaattatatgatatttaaaatgagaagaaaatagttttagagaaaatatgattttttaaaaattattcttctaatttaaaatgtcatacaattacttaaaataatagtaaaaattaattgaagaacattctaaacatttttgttaagaacttaaaatgtaataatgaaaattcaCTTATAATTTCGAGGACTAAAAGgatatatttcaaaactcaGGAACCAAACACATATCTTTTCACACAGTAactatgtttttaaaaacttgtatttttgttttttaaatttagctaaAACTTCCACTCTGGTAAGTTAGAAAGATgcatattataaaaatgaaaaaaaaaatagacttaatttttttaaaaaacaaaaataaatatggttATAAAATCAGatctaaaatgttattaaacgATTGAAGATCAAGTGGATATTTGAAATGTAATTAAACGTGCGAGgttcaaatttctcaaactttggttgttgtactaaaaattaaattggacatttgaatgttaaaaagaaatgttaatTGCATACCTAAAATGGCTTTTCGAAATGATAGACACTCCAAAGAAATCATAAATGTGCattacaattaaattattttatttgatctcatttttatttccaattttcgtatatatataaatataaaggtTGTCATTAAAATAGTAGGGAATCTTAGGATAAGTAagttaaacacaaatttttatcttaattaaaaaagaaagtataaattagtaaaagtgataaagtgaaatttaaaaaaaaaattacaaaatgatATCTTTAATATCCAAAGTGGTAATGTCCTCCAAAGAAGCTTCATAGAAAATACATAAGATGATGCCATTGCATATTTGCATTGCATGGTAATGTTATTggtaaacaaattaaaaatgacaCATGTAATTAAATGCTTGGTTATTGTGATAGGCGCAATCTTAGCCGTTGATTTTTAGAGATGACACTTACCCATAAATCTCAAACCTATTTACAAATTACACCATctttacacacacacatatacacACTCACATATAGTAAACAAACCAACAACCCACCGTCCAAATCCACAACTCTTAATCTTACAACCGTTAGATCATTCCCAACACCACATGTAGAGTCAGATTTcgtcaaatattttattaataaaaggaATCCTTAAAATGGCTATAAAAAGCACCCACTCTACCGCTTAAGTTTGTCATAAGCAACATTATTCAGTAACGTAAAAACTAAAAGCCTACAAGGTCGAGTTTTGTTGAAGAGAGAATCAAAAGATCAAAGATTGTGTAGTAATCATGGCTCCTGAATTGTTGAGTAGCGGTGCTGGTAAGTTTGGATATGTGACGTTTTTGGCTGGAAATGGGGATTATGTTAAGGGAGTGGTGGGACTTGCTAAGGGGTTGAGGAAGGTCAAGAGTAAGTATCCTTTGCTGGTGGCGGTTCTACCGGATGTCCCGGAGGAGCACCGGGAATTGCTGAGGTGGCAGGGCTGTGTTGTCAAGGAGATTCAGCCCGTTTACCCACCTCAGAATCATACCCAATTTGCTATGCCTTACTACGTCATTAATTACTCCAAGCTAAGGATTTGGGAGGTacctcttccttcttcttcttcttaatttctcttttttaattggttcgtttttataattaagatgatatatgtgtgtgtgtgtgtgtgtgtgtctgtATTGATTAAATGGGGGGGAATTGAATTGTGTGCAGTTTGTGGAGTATAAGAAGTTGATATATTTGGATGGAGACATTCAAGTGATGGAGAACATCGATCATCTGTTCCAGATGGAAGACTCATTCTTTTACGCAGTGATGGATTGTTTCTGTGAGAAGACGTGGAGCCATACGGCGCAATACGAGATTGGGTATTGCCAGCAAAGGCCCAATGAAGTCCAATGGCCGGCTTCGGAGTTGGGGCCCAAACCTCCTCTATACTTCAACGCAGGGATGTTCGTTTATGAGCCCAATTTAGAGACTTACCATTCCCTCCTCTCCACTCTCAACATAACCCCTCCCACCCCCTTCGCCGAACAGGTAGCTCTTGACTGACTGGATCACAAACACTCATTTGGggttcttaaaaattaaatgtttttcatATCAATTGCTGTGCCCTTTTGGCAGGACTTTTTGAACATGTTCTTCAAAGACAAGTACAAGCCAATTCCACCTGTCTACAATCTGGTGATGGCAATGCTATGGCGCCACCCAGAAAACATAGAGCTCCACAAAGTCAAAGTGGTTCACTATTGCGCTGCCgtaagtgtatatataaatatatactatacACACATATGACTTTTCAATCATGCATCATCacccaaataataattagttttaataataactaattaatgAGACAAAATGCTTCTGCTCGTGATCTCACAGGGTTCAAAGCCATGGAGGTACACAGGCAAGGAGGAGAACATGGACCGGGAAGACGTTAAGATGCTCGTCAAGAAATGGTGGGAAATTTACGACGACGAAACCTTGGACTACATCAACTATAAGATGATCGACGATGGTGACACCGACACCCGCCAACCATTCCTTGCAGCGCTATCGGAAGCTGGTGTTGTTCATTACGGCCACACTGCCCCATCTGCAGCTTAATTTCACaacatttagaaatacattactaaatatatatatatagaatatgCATTTGGTTGATTTACTTCGCTCAACTGACATATAAAGTTTGAGCTAATGTTTGTATTATTGATTAGGGGTTCGGATCTCccattaagaattaaaaagagaggagatTGTTTGTTATGGTAGAGAGTTATTAATTTGTGAGATGTAATATGTAAATTAGAGTGCTTTGGGAGGATTTTATATcttatacttttcttttgtaaacgTTGGGAGactctttttttcaattggtttattatatatatttatatttgtatagaGACATTAGATGTGTTTTTCTTATGAGCATAGCCATCTTAAAAAAGTGGTAGaagaaaagatatttattaattctgTTTTGAAAGCTAACGTTAAATCTGTTTGTTGATTGAGACATTATTTACTCTTTTAACTTACAAAACTAGTTAATGATTATAATTAAGATGATCAAGGGCGGATATGATTTCATGCAAATCTTTGGCCTTTCGTTCAAacctttattcttttcttgGGATTTGAAGTAAAGTGAATTCATTCAGGAAAAGAAGTGTTTTGATTCAGAAATTTACTTTGCTACAACGTCCTCTACTGTATTGGTCTCATTCAACAAAGTTGGACTCAAAAGATATTTTCATTCAGTTTTGGTTAAGCCTAAAAGTTTCCTCCCTCCCTTGAGCTCAACTTGTTTAGAGACGTCCACAAATCAATACAATATCTTTCATgcaattgaaacaaaatatttattacatatagCATTCCTTCGCCTTCATGCATGtaatagagttttttttttgttttcatgtaAACACCTCTATGTTTAATGTGTATAACAAGATAACAgaacacatttttctttttcatctgataaaaaaaaacaaacaaacaaaagatttGTACTAAAgtgttcatcttcttcttctcctttatCTTCAATATGTGTCTTCTCCGATCCTCTCttcaaaataaacttcatAAAACCGAGCAAGAATAAGAGGAAAAACagcaaagagagagaaaaggtaatattactttcaatttttctttttccttctcgtttttctttcttctggGCAGGTAAAGATTAAAGCAAAATAATGAGATTTTGTCACGTGTACGGTCAACaaacaaatatgtattttcttctttgcgaAGTTTTCTCTCGAGTTGTCCACCACCTTATTTTGGGCTTGCAATAATAGTAAAAGCCCAACACATTTATATGAGAGCCaatcttaattttcaagaatttgaacGTTGGAGGAGTAAAGAACAAAGCTAATGGTAGTAGCAAAAGTAGAAATTAAGGAGTTCGATGGAAAGAGAATTTTGCTCTTTGGAAGACAAAAATGAAAGCTTTGTTAGGTCAACAAAAGGCTTATAATGTCCTTTTAGATCTTTCAGAACTTTCAACAACACTCACAACATCACAAAGAGAAGACATGAAGTTAAATGTCTATGGTACACTGTTATAAGACAAAGTAATAGAAGAAGATACAACATACAAAATCTAGATGAAATTAGAAAGTCTATATGTTACTAAGTTCTCCCAAGTAAAATGTACCCAAGGGAGAAATTCTTTACATACAAAAACTTTAACATACAACATAGATGAGTTCAAGaagattatttcaaaatttaaaagtcttgAGGACAAACTtagagatgaaaatgaagtcTATGTTTTCCCAAATTCTAATTTTacaaagagataaaaaatgCACTCAAATATGGTAGTAAAAACATATACAATTTTATCGACCTTTAGAACTAGAGAATTAGAAATTCAGTCATCACAATGGAGATAAGGCAAACATTAATCTAATCCGtgtaaaaacaataacaaaccTTTTTTCAAACTATGAAAAGAAGgcaaaaaaacaagaagaaatgTAAATGTTGCAAGAAGAATGAGCATCTAATCCAAGATGCCACAAGATAAGGATTTTATATGCATTTTGTGATGTATCTCCACCCAATCTCAGGTGAGATCGTCCCCGAGATTACCCCAAAATGCAtgtgaaacaaaacaaatcttGAGACTCATTCAACAAATCTTGGTgcaatttcatcaatttcgATCAAGATTCTTCATCTACATGAGCCTAGATGATATTGTCGAGATTCACCAAACGAAACCACCTGCACTAACATAAACTCTAGTTTTATACGCAACTACAATGGAAAACCAACTACATAATTTTCCATTCGCATCTGACTTCACAAAAAAACACTATAACGTAACTTAATATTCATCcctaaactacaaaattattcaaagtaAATCACATCTACGTATTTAAGCTTGAGGATGatttcttgaaatttgagCATGCAAAAATCAGTCAAATCAACGTTCGAACTTTCAAAgatattttggttatttgagAATACcctttatttgaaatttaaaaacaaatccaaaatcTTGGTGTCGAGTTCGGACCGAGATGAAtcaataaatgtttttttcaa
This genomic interval carries:
- the LOC101215109 gene encoding galactinol synthase 2, with product MAPELLSSGAGKFGYVTFLAGNGDYVKGVVGLAKGLRKVKSKYPLLVAVLPDVPEEHRELLRWQGCVVKEIQPVYPPQNHTQFAMPYYVINYSKLRIWEFVEYKKLIYLDGDIQVMENIDHLFQMEDSFFYAVMDCFCEKTWSHTAQYEIGYCQQRPNEVQWPASELGPKPPLYFNAGMFVYEPNLETYHSLLSTLNITPPTPFAEQDFLNMFFKDKYKPIPPVYNLVMAMLWRHPENIELHKVKVVHYCAAGSKPWRYTGKEENMDREDVKMLVKKWWEIYDDETLDYINYKMIDDGDTDTRQPFLAALSEAGVVHYGHTAPSAA